A window of Branchiostoma floridae strain S238N-H82 chromosome 9, Bfl_VNyyK, whole genome shotgun sequence genomic DNA:
ctatctggcgtatcttattacctggttgtCTCACCTTCATCGACGTTATCTTTTTTTATGGTGTCGACATTCTGGTAGTTCAAAAATCGTGTTGTGATATCCGTGATCCCGCCAaacaaaaacctttttttcacaCTCGTATCTCTAGACTTACCAACATCATTGCCCAAAAAGGATATTGTTGTGACTTTAGGAGAACAGAAAATTCCATGAAGATATACTAGCGGCCGGTGACCTACTTCTATGCTGTAGACTTCTATGGCCTTAGAATTTAGATTGATCCCAATATAATTGttcacaatatttttttcttgtcagtcATTTTCGTTTCAAACACATCCCTGTATCCATTGTAAGCAATGCCCTTTTATATGCAACCTCGACACTTGTGGTCTCCCTGGTCACCTATGCGCAACCAGGAACAAACAACAATGTATCGACAGTACTCCTGTATAGGATTGCACCGCTACAATGGAATATTTGATTAATTATTAAACCCAATTCCACCCAACTTaggtaagttttgttgttgatcCTGTTTGCATAAAAGAGCAACAAAACTATTCACAAAATATCGCACACaaaagaattcttcttctgCATGTCATCTATTCTGGCTTTTGTGCGCAAAAAATGGATAGAATATACAGCGCCATTTCATCGATGTGCTACCAAGGGAGAAGTCGAACTGGTGATCAAGATCACTTGACGCTGTAAAGGACATAACAAATACAGAGGAACTTGCGATATCTATTTAGTGGTAAGTCTACTTGAATTGTTCGTTAAGCGTTCAATCTCACCTGTAGTTTTAGTGACGATTTCCTTAACTTTTCCACGTTACAGAGTGCCTGATCATTTAGTCCTACTAGTGACATGGCATCCAAAGATGAAAGCCATTGGCGGAACTATTCGAGCAAATATAGATCGATTCGAAACGTCGCATACATTTCTCAATCTCTGGTATATCTCTAAGATTGACCAGTTCTTATATAGTTCTTTCAATGAGCGTATTACGATTCAGTAGCAAATGGATGATAATTATCTGTACGATCTAGTACGACCCCCTGTGCGTATCGTCACACTTATACatgcttttattttattttcagaaaaatggGAACACAACAACTTGTCTACCTCACTATCATCGCAACGTCGTTCTTCCCATGGCTTGTCATTTCAACGTAAGTTTGTCCTGCTGCCCTTGATGGCAATTAATGGTTACTGAACCAGACAGTCTCACAATATAGTATTTATAGAGGAATGTTTTATTTCAGGGAAAAGATTAACCCTCGACGAAAAGAGGTTTTAACAAATATGTTATTTCTTCGGAATATTGCTTTGTCTTGTTTAGTCACTCACAAATGACAATATGATACGGTTAAAACTGGAACTGAGGCAAACAGTTGTAAATAGCCAATGCTATTCAACAAGTGGATctacaacttaaaaaaaaaaaaatcacatagaGATGCAACCGCACCTTTACTACGACAATTTCGTTTCGTTTTGTTGTACGCTTTGGAAATAATTTTGTGAAAGTTTCATTTGTGATACAGGGTATCGATATTATACGTTATGGCATCACGTACCAAGGGAATGATAAATAGTTATGGGTATAACAGACTTGTATCCTTCGTCTATCAAATTTACATAGTAGACAATTTTTTACCAAACACCTTTGATCCTTAACATTAAGGTCTGATATAATTGACGTTTATTTCTGAGGGAATCATTCCGTTTTCCCAGTACCACCACACCAGCATCCCTTCCTGCTAGTACCACAGCCGTCGGCGTGGCACTCGGGAACCTTACCGAGTGGGAGCGATGGCAAGCCTTCAGGAGTGGGCAGGGGCTTCCCGGCAACTACAGCAAAGCAGTCCGCCCAAACTCTGAAGGTAAAACAGTAACTAGACTGTACGCTTTTGCCGGTAGAATTTAAAAGCTCATGTCTATGGCAATTTTTGGATTCAAGATGTGATGTGCCAATGTATGCAAAATTGCTGCAATGACAATAATGCGATTTTCTTTGCGAGAACAACATcaattctgaaaaaaagaatttctcaTTCTATTATAGTTCACAGGTCACAATTTTTAATAATGAATGAATCGTCTGCAATGCATGCATGTTCTCCACAGTAAATTGAGAACAGAATCCATGTAGAATAGAATGTTTAGAACTCCTAAAACCTCAAGAGATGCTTTTCAGTTTCGTTAATAGACCTTTTCATGTTTCCAGATCGCTGGACTGATATTTTGTGCGGAATCCGTATGAGTGATGTGGGATCTTTGTCCCACACTACCATGGTGAGTAGGCGTGGGTTTAGGTTTTCACAGCCTGTGGCACGCGATGGAATTAGGGTGTGGTCTAGCGTAACTTCGCTTGTGTCAATAGACAATGTAGAAAGCGTTTGACCGACTTTGTGACGGCGGTTTCTCCAAGTCACTTAACCTTAGACATTGTGAGAGTTGATAAATGAACGAGACACCTTCATTGCTTGTTTATTCTTCACAAGCTAAGTACACGTCGTGGTACCGGTCATCAAACAGAAGTACAATTACAGTGATACAAGAATATGGTATCTTACTACATCTACAAAGTATAATGTCTACTATGCATTATATGATATACCGTCATTGATTGTAATATGTACAGGTTTTTAAACAAGCGAGAAGACGTTAAAACGTCTTCTCGCTTGTTATGACCACTGTAATGGACGGACAGATAAAAGGTATGATGCATAGTTTGTTTGATTGCATAAGAGATTTTCTGTGGTATTTGAATATAGAAAACTAGGGAGAAGCTTTTTCTGTATAAACTACAGTCCACAAAATAATAATCAGAGCATATGCTCGGCATCTATAATGACTCCAAAGTAACTGAAAATTGATACTGAAACCTCCTCTGTTGTTCTGTTGCCTAGAAATTTGAAGCTAGCTTCGACCTTACTTTGGAGTGGCGCGACCCCCGCCTAGCGGGAATGGTGAGAAGCACAACCCCCATCCCGACCACCATGCTGTGGACCCCGGCCATCAGCTTCGGCAAGAAAGTGCAGGTCATCACTGATGGAGGCGCGAGGAACGAGGAGGAAGGTGTCATCACTGCGTGGGTGATGCCCGACGGTACCATCGCGAACAAGAAAAGGTACGCTTACATACCCAAGTTACTTCCTGTTTGAGGCGTCTAATGACTCTGCTATATCGGACACGCAGTGGAGAGATCTGGGATCGAATCCTGGTTAgattgtgcccctgggaaagacAAAAACACGAATTTCCTAAcatcagttggggaggtaaaaggcagtagaAGGACAGGGTTGGGTTCCACCTCAAATTTTGTGCCCGATAGCTTGACCCATGGTCCCAACGTCCACAAAAAGGCCTGGTACTTAACATGTACCTTTATCCTAGGAccttatataatgtccttgctttACTTCCCGCTGTTACCTTTACTAGTATCTTACGTCAAATTCTACCACTACAGCATAATGAGGTTGTTATCCCAGTTTTATCAACAAAACGCACACGTTATAAACTCTTCTGCCCCAGGTACGACGTGAAGATTAAGTGTGCCATGGACCTGAAGGCCTATCCTGTGGACAACCAGCAGTGCAGCTTCCAGTTTCACGGACGTACGTGAGCGAATGATACCAAATCTCTTCAATTCAGATGTTATCATTTTCAAATACTCAAATCAGAAATACTTACATCAACAATTATCATCATAATAGTGAAGGAAACGAGAGACATTTCATatctaaaggtgcactctcactggtcttgtgtcactgcggggttcgaaagaaaCTCAACGAGTTTTagggataaagaacgaatttgcttactttttgttcattttgtcgtcttctaagtcatatttttacgtatgacgcaatatctaaattataaaaaatcggagaaaataacaaaacattgacgcattgaacgaaccccgtggtgacgcaagcttgacgcaagtgcagtgagatctagagtgcacctttaggatCAAGAAATTTGAATGTGTATCACAAACGGAATGAAAACCTCCGCATGGACATCAAACTAACAAAAGATCTGTGCTACAAATGTTCAAGCACTCAACTATCGTTTAGTATTTTCACAAGTATAAAGATACGTTGCAACTGACACGTGTTTTCAAGTGCGTATGAGGACCGTATGGaagaagtcttagcctctaccaggctcgaCAGGacgttggaaaaatagtagaaattggacaaatatggacaaactaactcctctggcatgttatgtatctatgtcTGTCCAATGTCCACTGTTTTCCTACtaacccgtggagcctggtagaggccaagagctccatacggacctcaaacggacttgaatatgtacacgcacgtgtgaacccagtTTTAGTTTAGAACCCAGCTAGTATGGATTGTTGTTTCTCATAGTAAACGGAGCCCTGTTGCGCCTGAAGCCGACGTTTGAGTGGCGCAATGACGTGTCTCTCACTACGGACATCACGTCCGTCCACTCCGCCTTCAGCGTCATCAGCGTGCAGATCCGCGCCTACGCCAACTCCTTCCTGGACCAGTCACAAGGTCAGATTAAGACTTTCATTTAGACTAGGGCTTAGAATGTTGGGAAGGGTACTTTTATTTGGACAAGACGAGGTCCTGGGTGTTACTCTGTATCTCACAACGCTTCATGCACCATGGCACATATACCCTGTGAGTCCGTTTCGTCATGAAAGTATGAGTTTACAGTTTTTCTGACTAATAAGTAGATATGGTCAAAAAAAGGAAACTTTTAAAGAATAGATGCTCAGCATCTCTGATATCCACGCAAGAAGGCAGTGAGGGTAATTTGTGctttaaaaacaattttttgtGCGATAATGGCTTATCAGTGAAAATGCATGCGAGGtgtgatgggggggggggtgcttaaAGTTTTTGCTTTGCTATTCTGATGTGAGCTATTGCTCATGTATCAGCGATGGTGCCAGCGTATGATTGACTCGTTGTTCATCACAATCACAGTATTTTGTTTCTACTTTTCTTCCTCTTATTGTTTTACAGGAAAGGGTTGCAGCTACCAAACATCAGACTGTGAGTACGCCCAGGACGTGTGTGATTTTGAGGACAAGGGGAACAGCCAGTGTGAGCGGTACGAGGGGTCCTGTAAGAACACGGTCCAACAGTGCGCACTCGTCTCCTCCAAGTGTAAGGCATCTTCTGTAGATTTGTTATATGTGAGAAAATGATAGTAAAACGTACTGAAAGTGAAGAACCTACCATGTGAATGACCGTGATACTAGTATCAGGTTGTAGTATCATGGGCTCGTAGATTGAGATCAAATTTGAAAACATGCATTAACGTATTAGGAGTGTTTTACacaaaaataatgattttaaGTCACGTTGTATAGGATAGAAGTCTCTGGAACAGTAAGCTTTACTGTATAACCATTATGTGTAATATATTTATGATCCAGACAGAGTTACAGTAAAAATTTAGACGTTTCAGAAGACGCCCGACATCCTTTCTTTTTATATCATTGAAAAAGACGGCTTCTGTAGGGTCTGTAATTTCACAGTGAACATGTCCAGTCTAAAGATTGGATCATAAGAATATCATTCTTTCCTGGATGCCTGACTTTTATACACGTATTAGTGAAAGCCGTTGCATCATCACTATTGCATTACTGTGTAAGATAGAGGCCCGTGTTTTGTAACATAATTTATATATGTGGTGTTATATGATGATAGATTTACCAGGACTCGAAGTAataaatctgtatctgtgttaGATTTTATCCGTCCCTTACCTacttcatgacctcaatgaaaagtggcctgcaggcttCTCATGATTagataaagtttcaaacaaatgcTATACCTCCGTCCAGCGAGTCCCAACACCTACACCACCATAGAGATGACCCTGAAGATGTCCCGGCTGCGGAACTACCACCTGATGGAGATCTACATCCCCAGCATCACCATCGTCTGCCTGTCCTGGGTCGCCTTCTGGATCAACCGCGCAGCCGTGCCTGCCCGTGTAGCGCTGGGCATCACCACCGTGCTCACCATGGTCACACAGAGCACACGTGTGGTCGGCATGCCACAGGTAGGCTCTaccacactacatgtacatagaagcCACAGGTAGGCTCTaccacactacatgtacatctatagaTGCTGTGGGCATCACCACCGTGCTCACCATGGTCACACAGAGCACACGTGTGGTCGGCATGCCACAGGTAGGCTCTaccacactacatgtacatagaagcCACAGGTAGGCTCTaccacactacatgtacatctatagaTGCTGTGGGCATCACCACCGTGCTCACCATGGTTACACAGAGCACACGTGTGGTCGGCATGCCGCAGGTAGATTTCCCTTTAAACGCTGCTGATTGTACTGTTGTTGTAGATTCAATGAGGTTAGAAAGGTTAACCAAGGGGAAGGATAAGCCTTAGACATTTTCACATATATCATTTAAGTGTAGCTGGACATTGGGTCCTTTTGAAAAGTCATACAACATACACCAAGTCCCGAAAATGAAATGACTTTTAACGGAAGAACACCCTGTTATACTTAACTCAGTGTCATAGCTAGTTATACCTACTTCCTACTTCAATACTTTAACTACCATctcctttctttttttcctgtgtgtgtgtgttaggtGTCGTATGTTCGCGCCATTGACGTGTGGGCCCTGTCGTGCCAGACCTTCGTGTTCCTGGCCCTGGTGGAGTACGCTCTCGTCAACTACCTGGGCGGAAAGGAGAAACCAAAGGTAACACACTCGTACTGAACGCTAGAGTCTGCCCTGAATAGGACAGGCTCTAGCGTGCAAAGGGTGGAGGGTGTTCTTAGGCTGAAAGAGGCGGTAAGCAGGTCTGAATGGTGTGTTGAAACCCATTGGATTGAAGATTTAATGGGAGAATGAACCTCTAATTGCACAACGGTGCTTAATCAAGGACCCTGAATTTAGCCTGGCAACAGTCTCTAAGTTAAACGTATTTTTTGTGACGTACAGCAGAAAGAATTCATTTTgtaaatatgtaacgttatatagataTAAATTGTAAATATTAACTAAAGGAAGTAGGTAGAAGAAATTGATTAAACGATTAGAATCCCCGTTTTACAATAATAAGTTAATAACGGTACACTGTTTTTCTATTTCATATGATCAGGACAAGCCGTCTGCACCCCCTGCTCCTAAGAGGTCTCAGTCTAAGACCTCCGAGAAGATGAACAACTTGGACAAGAACATCTACCCCAacctcagcaccaaggacgtcaACATCGATACTGAGGTAACAATCGCGATAGTGTCCAGTTACTAAATATAACATATCCCGGTCGTTCTGAATCAGACTTACATTTaactttcaacacaaaaaaaaattgaacgcACCCAAATTTTCCACcttccaactccagtctttatGAGGGAATGAGCAACCGCTTCTGATCGAGTCGTCGAGTtttgtagatagaacacgtgactacAAACATCGGTCAACCTAGACGGGGTGCACCATAGATTTTATGATCCTCTGCTGATAgtctgctcaccgagtcacgtgttctatatGCACGTCACAGATGCGGTTGTTGCTATTTCTTGACAAAGGCTAGCTGGTCAGGCGAAAATTTGGATGAATCATTTTCTTTGGCGTTGGACGGTACATCAACTCTGATTCATAATGACTTTTACGAACACAGATCAACTTTCAAGTTACCGCGGCCGCCGTCTAGTAGTGGTTACATATAGTATACTTCCGAAACGGGacgaaccgggacgaggggggatacaagcgtaaccacgtttgggattgttttctcaccacaaaagcgccacctacatcgcctacatatagcggcgagaagcagatctcCAGCTAGGAGCTCTGAGGAAGtatctgagagacatcgaaggGTAAGCTAAAGTGaatattaactggttgtgtaaaagaattctccaaTACATGCATCCTATATGATATACTATCAGCTCTCGCCCCTACAGGACCGCCCATCCTCTCGCGAGAACAACTGGATGAAGATGAACAAGACCAGCTCGTTCTCCCTCAAGGTCAAGGGTGGACTGGCCCTCGTGACCTCCGGCATCAAGAAGGACGACAACAAGAGCGACATCGGCGCGAAGATTGACAAAGCCGCCAGGATCCTGTTCCCCGCCGCTTTCATCATCTTTAACCTGGTGTACTGGCTGTGGTACGTGGCAAACGTGTAAACAAATTGATCTAGGCGGCTGCTTAAAACGCCACGCACAGTTAGCCATGGTAACTGTACATCTATGGCTGACTTAAtagagtttatttgcaagttcatgcccgaaggctaattgcaagtacattgtacatgtataaacataggagataaacaagtgacaatgaacagtgataaacattattctactcaaatactagtgttggctatttctaaacaggctgggtttgactttttttggaagcagaggaagacgaaaagccccactttttctataatttgtgggttctgtgatttcaaGAGAAAGGTGGCTTTCTGTTCTTCTGTGAATGTGGCGAAGttgtctttgtggcttctctgaAGAATAACAGTACAAGCACAAATtacatatttcaaaacaaaaacaccaaCAGGTGCGTTCTATAGATCGACACATGTCAACATCTATGACATTTTACCATCAGCCTCATTGCTGTTGTAACCTTGCGGATCCTAAGTTTGTGATTGACGTCGCGGAAGGTGACGGCGCATGTGCAGAATACATGTCTGGTGTGGGGTGAACGCCCCGAGTACTTACCACGCCACATGGGGCAGTATAAACAAGAAAGAAATGTGGGGCAGTAAGGATACAGCTGTTTTATTAGTGCTGAACAATGTAGCCAAAAGTAGTCAAAATATGGAGAGACAGGATGTCTGGTGTTAAGATAGGAAACACATTTGAGTGTAAGATAGCACGAACGTGAGAATTAGATTTTGTGAAGAAGACAGCTCAAATCTTTTAGTCATTTTTCGTGTATCG
This region includes:
- the LOC118423087 gene encoding gamma-aminobutyric acid receptor subunit rho-3-like isoform X1, whose translation is MGTQQLVYLTIIATSFFPWLVISTTTTPASLPASTTAVGVALGNLTEWERWQAFRSGQGLPGNYSKAVRPNSEDRWTDILCGIRMSDVGSLSHTTMKFEASFDLTLEWRDPRLAGMVRSTTPIPTTMLWTPAISFGKKVQVITDGGARNEEEGVITAWVMPDGTIANKKRYDVKIKCAMDLKAYPVDNQQCSFQFHGLNGALLRLKPTFEWRNDVSLTTDITSVHSAFSVISVQIRAYANSFLDQSQGKGCSYQTSDCEYAQDVCDFEDKGNSQCERYEGSCKNTVQQCALVSSKSSPNTYTTIEMTLKMSRLRNYHLMEIYIPSITIVCLSWVAFWINRAAVPARVALGITTVLTMVTQSTRVVGMPQVSYVRAIDVWALSCQTFVFLALVEYALVNYLGGKEKPKDKPSAPPAPKRSQSKTSEKMNNLDKNIYPNLSTKDVNIDTELSPLQDRPSSRENNWMKMNKTSSFSLKVKGGLALVTSGIKKDDNKSDIGAKIDKAARILFPAAFIIFNLVYWLWYVANV
- the LOC118423087 gene encoding gamma-aminobutyric acid receptor subunit rho-3-like isoform X2, producing the protein MGTQQLVYLTIIATSFFPWLVISTTTTPASLPASTTAVGVALGNLTEWERWQAFRSGQGLPGNYSKAVRPNSEDRWTDILCGIRMSDVGSLSHTTMKFEASFDLTLEWRDPRLAGMVRSTTPIPTTMLWTPAISFGKKVQVITDGGARNEEEGVITAWVMPDGTIANKKRYDVKIKCAMDLKAYPVDNQQCSFQFHGLNGALLRLKPTFEWRNDVSLTTDITSVHSAFSVISVQIRAYANSFLDQSQGKGCSYQTSDCEYAQDVCDFEDKGNSQCERYEGSCKNTVQQCALVSSKSSPNTYTTIEMTLKMSRLRNYHLMEIYIPSITIVCLSWVAFWINRAAVPARVALGITTVLTMVTQSTRVVGMPQVSYVRAIDVWALSCQTFVFLALVEYALVNYLGGKEKPKDKPSAPPAPKRSQSKTSEKMNNLDKNIYPNLSTKDVNIDTEDRPSSRENNWMKMNKTSSFSLKVKGGLALVTSGIKKDDNKSDIGAKIDKAARILFPAAFIIFNLVYWLWYVANV